In one Candidatus Nitronereus thalassa genomic region, the following are encoded:
- a CDS encoding methyl-accepting chemotaxis protein, which yields MDMWTKWVSFKNWSVTGKLIALFAVFGIIPMAAIGLIAFQATTGMTEKVGLRFQDLAVAVSEQIDRNLFERYGDVQAFTYNDVVTRLSNWGDRSDTNAISKVMNKYVAAYGIYYLTMMVDTNGQLIAVNYKDALGNPIDVSSLWTKNFKETPWFKALEADQYTTKMPFTAPGNDQSTGTFIEDVHVDPMVKAAYPGNDGLTMGFSARVYDGDGQLVGYWTNRAKFSVVEEIFQKTYQELKGAGFPGAELTLLGDKGQVLIDFDPVRQGKEVITHDLANTLFVMNLADKGVPFAQRAVAGESGYLTAIHARKQISQTGGFTHLDGALGYPGMNWSVLVRVPETEAIAEALGIQQKVLMTALVCLAFIIPIGWFVGRKAAQGLTRVNEVAQLAAQGDLTQRIPVTSNDELGKMSEALNSMFENVSKVVGQVRQAAEQVTTASAEISQGNDDLSQRTSEQASSLEETSASMEEMTSTVKQNADNAKQANQLAIAAREVAEKGGKVTADAVHAMEEINKSSKKIADIINVIDEIAFQTNLLALNAAVEAARAGEQGRGFAVVASEVRNLAQRSASAAKEIKDHISESVQKVSDGSELVNQSGKTLEEIVGSVKRVTDIISEITAASQEQSAGIDQVNKAIMQMDQTTQQNAALVEQAASSAQSMQQQAGALQQEVEFFKTAVENASSRLQVSSPEAKTVTAKQKGQSAPQKTPNSPAPKKETFELVGAGAGKGQNSRERTDDEFEEF from the coding sequence ATGGATATGTGGACCAAATGGGTTTCGTTTAAAAATTGGAGTGTGACGGGGAAGTTGATCGCACTGTTCGCGGTGTTCGGGATTATTCCTATGGCTGCCATCGGATTGATTGCTTTTCAAGCGACGACGGGCATGACAGAAAAAGTCGGTCTTCGTTTTCAGGACCTGGCCGTGGCGGTATCCGAACAAATTGATCGGAACCTGTTTGAGCGATATGGGGATGTGCAGGCGTTTACATACAATGACGTGGTGACCCGCTTATCCAATTGGGGGGATCGAAGTGATACGAATGCCATTAGCAAGGTGATGAATAAATATGTGGCGGCCTATGGAATCTATTATTTGACTATGATGGTGGATACTAATGGGCAGTTGATTGCCGTTAACTATAAGGATGCCTTGGGAAATCCTATTGATGTGAGTTCTTTATGGACAAAAAATTTTAAAGAGACCCCCTGGTTTAAAGCCCTAGAAGCGGATCAGTATACCACCAAAATGCCGTTTACCGCTCCGGGAAACGATCAATCCACCGGAACCTTTATTGAGGATGTCCATGTGGATCCGATGGTGAAAGCTGCCTATCCAGGAAATGATGGGTTGACCATGGGATTTTCGGCTCGGGTATACGATGGAGATGGACAGCTGGTGGGATATTGGACCAACCGAGCCAAGTTTTCTGTTGTGGAAGAAATATTCCAGAAAACGTATCAGGAGTTGAAAGGTGCTGGTTTTCCGGGGGCAGAATTAACCTTACTTGGAGATAAGGGACAAGTGTTAATCGACTTTGATCCCGTGCGGCAGGGAAAAGAAGTAATTACTCACGATTTAGCCAACACACTTTTCGTCATGAACTTGGCGGACAAAGGTGTGCCGTTTGCTCAACGCGCGGTTGCCGGAGAATCAGGGTATCTTACGGCGATACATGCCCGGAAACAGATTTCACAGACCGGGGGGTTCACACATTTAGATGGTGCGTTAGGCTACCCAGGAATGAATTGGTCTGTATTGGTCAGAGTCCCGGAAACCGAAGCCATTGCTGAAGCCTTGGGTATTCAGCAAAAAGTTCTCATGACGGCCCTGGTATGTTTAGCCTTTATTATCCCGATAGGGTGGTTCGTTGGTCGTAAGGCGGCTCAAGGATTAACAAGGGTGAACGAAGTGGCTCAACTCGCGGCCCAAGGAGATCTGACTCAGCGTATTCCGGTGACGAGTAATGATGAGTTAGGAAAAATGAGCGAGGCACTCAATAGTATGTTCGAGAATGTGTCGAAGGTGGTTGGGCAAGTCCGGCAGGCGGCAGAGCAAGTGACTACCGCCTCAGCAGAAATTAGCCAGGGCAATGATGATCTCTCACAACGGACATCAGAGCAAGCCTCATCATTAGAGGAAACAAGTGCGTCGATGGAGGAAATGACTTCGACTGTGAAGCAAAACGCGGATAATGCCAAGCAAGCGAATCAATTGGCCATTGCCGCTCGCGAAGTAGCGGAAAAAGGTGGCAAGGTGACGGCGGATGCAGTTCATGCCATGGAAGAAATTAATAAAAGCAGCAAAAAGATTGCTGACATTATCAATGTGATCGATGAAATTGCCTTCCAAACAAACTTGTTGGCCTTGAATGCAGCGGTGGAAGCTGCCAGAGCCGGCGAGCAAGGCCGGGGGTTTGCCGTGGTGGCCTCCGAGGTCAGGAACTTGGCGCAGCGTTCGGCGAGTGCCGCCAAAGAAATCAAAGACCACATCAGTGAGTCTGTGCAAAAGGTCAGTGATGGGTCTGAGTTAGTGAATCAATCTGGAAAGACGCTTGAGGAAATTGTGGGCTCGGTGAAACGGGTGACGGATATTATCTCCGAAATCACTGCAGCTTCGCAGGAGCAATCGGCCGGGATTGACCAAGTGAACAAAGCCATTATGCAAATGGATCAAACCACCCAACAAAATGCCGCCTTAGTGGAACAAGCGGCTTCTAGTGCACAATCGATGCAACAGCAAGCTGGTGCCTTGCAACAAGAAGTGGAATTTTTCAAAACCGCGGTGGAAAATGCGTCGTCACGCTTACAGGTATCCAGTCCTGAGGCCAAAACCGTTACGGCAAAGCAAAAAGGGCAATCAGCACCACAGAAAACTCCTAACTCTCCTGCTCCTAAGAAAGAAACCTTTGAGCTAGTCGGCGCTGGTGCCGGCAAAGGGCAAAATAGCCGGGAGCGAACAGATGATGAGTTTGAGGAATTTTAA
- a CDS encoding chemotaxis protein CheW yields MSTAVVEREESRITGDEEEKQYLTFVLGDEQYGVNILTVQEIKGYTDVTRIPNTPPYMKGVLNLRGTIVPIINLRMKFGMEQIDFTSFTVIVVVVVQGRVMGMIVDSVSDVLTMKAQDMKPAPALGVKVDTSFIDGIATTGDRLVTLLDIDRVLSDREIEQVEAVASKENE; encoded by the coding sequence ATGTCAACGGCAGTTGTTGAGCGTGAAGAATCACGAATAACCGGGGACGAGGAGGAAAAGCAATATCTGACCTTCGTTCTGGGAGATGAACAATATGGAGTGAATATACTCACCGTACAAGAAATCAAAGGGTATACCGATGTCACAAGAATTCCCAATACTCCTCCCTATATGAAGGGTGTCCTCAATCTTCGTGGGACCATTGTGCCGATCATCAATTTGCGGATGAAATTTGGAATGGAGCAGATTGACTTTACCAGCTTCACGGTCATTGTCGTGGTAGTGGTACAGGGTCGTGTAATGGGTATGATTGTCGACTCGGTGTCCGATGTTCTGACGATGAAAGCGCAGGACATGAAACCAGCGCCAGCCTTGGGCGTAAAAGTAGATACCAGTTTCATCGATGGAATCGCGACAACTGGAGATCGACTGGTCACGCTGCTGGATATTGATCGAGTGCTGTCAGACCGGGAAATCGAACAGGTGGAAGCCGTAGCCTCGAAGGAAAACGAGTAA
- a CDS encoding chemotaxis protein CheA: MSIDFSRFQETFFVESAEHVETMETGLLDLEQRADDLDLLNRIFRAAHSIKGNAGMFGFTAIGELTHKMENVLDRLRNQEMVATQGTIDVLLRSLDALKSLLDAAQGGASFDPEIIKPIEDELVACQMGEQADSSPQATSSAPSRPSGPTHLCVDWVPLSELFQRGLDPSRIIKDLAELGEVLEVGVKTNRVPALAVMDPEVCYLAWQIRMETDKSVRELDAVFDFVRDGSELVITEQPVSTFVSQETKRVGEILVDEGALTQAQLEESLNKQRRIGEILVEDKVVAPQQVAQALQKQQDSVSRVKKSEAASIRVDTEKIDKLINLVGELVITQSMITDLGERFTLDQLPILQERVLQLERNTRELQERVMSIRMLPIGTAFQRFPRLVRDLASKSGKQIQLVMSGEETELDKTVIEAIGDPLTHLVRNSADHGLELPEDRKAEGKSELGTIRLNAYQEGGSICITVEDDGRGLNREKILKKAVANGVISEGETLPDDQVWQLIFRPGFSTAEKITDVSGRGVGMDVVKRNIEALGGAVTIQTQEGKGSRLMLKLPLTLAIMDGMTVRVGEEQYIIPLLSVTETIQPKRSELQTMAGRGEVVGLRGEWLPVLRLYEAFQVTPVVTDPCQALLVIVESEGKRVAVLVDELVGQQQVVIKSLEQNYQKVGGIAGATILGDGHVALIVDVQGLVSHSLNGQSVAA, translated from the coding sequence ATGAGCATTGATTTTTCAAGATTTCAGGAAACTTTTTTTGTAGAGTCTGCGGAGCATGTCGAAACCATGGAGACCGGCTTGCTGGATTTAGAACAGCGGGCCGATGATCTCGACCTGTTAAATCGAATATTTCGAGCTGCGCATTCCATTAAAGGGAACGCGGGTATGTTTGGGTTTACGGCCATCGGAGAACTGACCCACAAGATGGAGAATGTGCTGGATCGTCTTCGAAATCAAGAAATGGTCGCTACCCAGGGGACGATCGACGTGTTGTTGCGAAGCTTGGATGCATTGAAGTCATTACTCGATGCGGCACAAGGTGGAGCCAGTTTCGACCCCGAGATAATAAAACCCATCGAGGACGAACTTGTGGCCTGTCAAATGGGAGAACAAGCGGATTCTTCGCCTCAAGCCACGTCGTCCGCTCCTTCTCGACCTTCCGGTCCAACGCATCTCTGTGTGGATTGGGTGCCGTTGTCTGAATTGTTTCAGCGTGGTTTGGATCCTTCTCGCATCATTAAAGATCTCGCCGAACTCGGGGAAGTGTTAGAGGTGGGAGTAAAAACTAATCGCGTGCCTGCCTTAGCCGTGATGGATCCCGAGGTCTGCTACTTGGCCTGGCAGATCCGTATGGAGACGGATAAGTCGGTGAGAGAACTCGATGCTGTGTTTGATTTTGTGCGTGATGGAAGTGAATTAGTGATTACGGAGCAGCCGGTCTCCACATTTGTCAGCCAAGAAACCAAACGTGTGGGCGAAATCCTGGTAGACGAAGGCGCATTAACTCAAGCGCAACTCGAGGAGAGTTTAAATAAACAAAGGCGAATCGGGGAAATCTTGGTCGAGGACAAGGTGGTCGCTCCTCAACAGGTCGCGCAAGCGCTTCAAAAACAGCAAGACTCTGTCTCTCGTGTCAAAAAGAGTGAAGCGGCCTCGATTCGTGTGGATACGGAAAAAATCGACAAGCTCATTAATTTGGTCGGTGAGTTAGTTATTACGCAATCCATGATTACGGATTTAGGAGAACGATTTACTTTGGATCAACTCCCCATTCTTCAAGAGCGAGTCCTTCAATTGGAGCGGAATACACGAGAATTGCAAGAACGGGTGATGTCTATCCGGATGTTACCCATCGGGACAGCATTTCAACGGTTCCCACGTTTGGTGAGAGATTTGGCGTCAAAAAGTGGCAAGCAAATTCAGCTTGTCATGTCAGGTGAGGAAACGGAACTCGATAAGACGGTCATTGAGGCTATCGGAGATCCTTTGACTCATTTAGTGCGTAACTCTGCTGACCATGGATTGGAGTTACCAGAAGATCGCAAGGCCGAGGGAAAAAGTGAGTTGGGCACTATCCGGCTGAATGCCTATCAAGAAGGTGGAAGTATCTGCATTACGGTGGAAGATGACGGGCGAGGTTTGAATCGGGAAAAAATCCTGAAAAAAGCCGTTGCCAATGGCGTGATTTCCGAGGGGGAGACCTTGCCCGATGACCAAGTCTGGCAACTGATCTTCCGGCCGGGTTTTTCCACCGCAGAGAAAATTACGGATGTGTCAGGTCGTGGAGTGGGTATGGATGTCGTGAAACGAAACATTGAAGCGTTGGGTGGAGCCGTGACCATCCAGACTCAAGAAGGCAAGGGGTCACGACTGATGCTCAAACTTCCTCTCACCTTAGCGATTATGGATGGAATGACCGTTCGCGTTGGGGAGGAGCAATACATTATTCCGCTATTGTCTGTCACCGAGACCATTCAACCTAAGCGGTCGGAATTACAAACCATGGCGGGACGTGGAGAGGTAGTCGGTCTGCGCGGGGAATGGCTTCCGGTTCTCCGTTTGTATGAAGCGTTTCAGGTAACACCGGTAGTCACCGATCCTTGCCAGGCATTATTAGTTATTGTGGAGTCAGAAGGAAAACGGGTGGCCGTGTTAGTGGATGAACTCGTCGGGCAACAACAAGTCGTCATTAAAAGCCTGGAACAAAATTATCAAAAAGTGGGTGGCATTGCCGGCGCGACGATTCTGGGAGATGGTCATGTCGCGTTGATTGTTGATGTGCAAGGGTTAGTCAGTCATTCCCTCAATGGACAAAGTGTGGCCGCGTAG
- a CDS encoding response regulator — protein sequence MSKTILVVDDSVSMRQMVTFTLKGAGFEVVEAGDGKEAVAKLNGGAKPNLVITDLNMPNMDGISLIKEIRGMAAHKFTPVLMLTTESADDKKKEGQSAGATGWIVKPFNPDQMLQVIKKVLPG from the coding sequence ATGAGCAAGACAATTTTAGTCGTGGATGATTCGGTCTCCATGCGACAAATGGTAACGTTTACGCTCAAGGGGGCGGGGTTCGAGGTCGTGGAAGCTGGAGATGGAAAAGAAGCCGTTGCCAAACTCAATGGCGGTGCAAAACCTAACCTGGTGATCACCGATCTCAATATGCCGAATATGGATGGCATTTCTCTTATTAAGGAAATTCGAGGGATGGCGGCTCACAAATTTACCCCGGTACTCATGTTGACCACTGAGTCGGCGGATGACAAGAAAAAAGAAGGCCAATCAGCCGGAGCCACGGGCTGGATTGTGAAGCCCTTTAACCCCGATCAAATGTTGCAAGTCATCAAAAAGGTTTTGCCAGGGTGA
- a CDS encoding methyl-accepting chemotaxis protein: MMPLIIGIFIGLLGVAWGVVAKRKQAWLEEQLACCQQQCEENQAYRQSWKDFSACLSELTPVLVAQLKMVVEETGRAADGLIVSFQDIAQRARTQAEENSLLVADTEESEEVGEIHSVKHILEETSKTMDRFVQDVFRTSKITMQAVQVMEGAVTSTASISQMVEEVEFIADQTRLLALNAAIEAARAGEHGRGFAVVAEEVTKLANRSRHAANQIREMCEGVAECTRGAMNGLEELASVDMTVTLESQERVKGFTKTILETNRELEEKVTRGADQANVLAQDIAGIVVSLQFQDITRQKIEHVYEPLETIRETIKKMEKEGYSQEVALEAASIFRGLGESYTMESERAVMNAIAEGADLTTVSAKNESEDNVTLF, translated from the coding sequence ATGATGCCTCTCATAATCGGAATATTTATTGGCCTGCTTGGAGTGGCTTGGGGAGTGGTGGCCAAGAGAAAACAAGCTTGGCTGGAGGAGCAACTTGCTTGTTGTCAGCAACAATGTGAGGAGAATCAGGCGTATCGACAAAGTTGGAAGGATTTTTCAGCTTGTCTTAGTGAATTGACCCCGGTCCTCGTGGCTCAGCTCAAGATGGTGGTGGAGGAAACGGGTCGGGCGGCAGATGGATTGATCGTGAGTTTTCAGGATATTGCACAACGCGCACGAACACAGGCGGAAGAGAACTCGCTATTAGTCGCTGACACAGAGGAATCTGAAGAGGTTGGTGAAATCCACTCGGTGAAACATATATTGGAAGAAACGAGCAAGACCATGGATCGATTTGTTCAAGATGTCTTCCGAACTTCAAAAATCACCATGCAAGCGGTTCAAGTCATGGAGGGAGCCGTGACGAGTACCGCGTCGATTTCTCAGATGGTTGAAGAGGTGGAATTCATTGCAGATCAAACCCGGCTGTTAGCACTCAATGCCGCGATTGAGGCTGCAAGGGCTGGTGAGCATGGTCGTGGGTTTGCAGTTGTGGCTGAGGAGGTCACGAAGTTAGCGAATCGATCACGACATGCGGCTAACCAGATTCGGGAAATGTGTGAAGGCGTTGCCGAATGCACTCGGGGGGCCATGAATGGATTAGAAGAATTAGCCTCTGTTGATATGACGGTGACGTTGGAATCCCAGGAAAGAGTAAAAGGTTTTACGAAAACAATTTTGGAAACCAACAGGGAATTAGAAGAAAAAGTCACGCGGGGTGCAGACCAAGCCAACGTGTTGGCACAAGATATCGCGGGCATTGTCGTCTCATTGCAATTTCAAGATATCACTCGCCAAAAAATTGAGCATGTATATGAGCCTCTTGAGACCATTCGGGAGACCATTAAAAAAATGGAGAAAGAGGGGTACTCGCAGGAAGTCGCGTTGGAAGCAGCTTCTATTTTTCGTGGACTGGGCGAGAGTTATACCATGGAGTCTGAGCGAGCCGTGATGAACGCAATTGCAGAAGGCGCAGATCTCACGACGGTGTCGGCGAAGAACGAATCGGAGGATAACGTAACGTTGTTTTGA
- a CDS encoding STAS domain-containing protein — protein sequence MTIQEQNGRIILQPEGELTIFEAADFRQALLGLSEKPGDLELNLANVSRMDSSGVQLVVSACQEMILEVTNVPSAVKEQFEVIGCGKFLEGPAISSVMKS from the coding sequence ATGACGATTCAAGAACAGAACGGCCGCATAATTTTACAGCCCGAGGGTGAATTAACGATTTTTGAAGCCGCGGATTTTCGTCAGGCTCTCCTGGGTTTGAGTGAAAAGCCGGGAGACTTGGAGCTGAATTTGGCCAACGTTTCACGCATGGATTCATCAGGGGTCCAATTGGTTGTCTCTGCCTGCCAGGAAATGATTCTAGAGGTTACCAATGTCCCCTCCGCCGTCAAAGAGCAGTTTGAGGTTATTGGCTGTGGAAAATTTTTGGAGGGTCCTGCGATCTCCTCAGTAATGAAATCGTGA
- a CDS encoding PP2C family protein-serine/threonine phosphatase: MTERINLMTEEPGFEKAISGSSSPSTILLVDDEKLARMVTRRRLERLGHKIIEAEDGKQAMAILEEHGADLIISDWMMPEMDGPTLCEAVKAHEKLRSTPIILMTALDQPAQIAEGLQRGADDFLTKSASDQEVTARVNAGLRTQRLIDNLERSYEVIAQKQSEMDAELKSAANFVTSLFPKAGEIVPGIRLDWEFIPSLGLGGDLFQVTRWSDEYLGLAILDMSGHGIGPALRAVSLALKFRADHMAQSHPTYDPGEIIASLNKENPLTDEGEYFTIWVGALHLPTRRLRYATAGHPAVVLTRNDQPLQPIGAKTWPIGFGIEEVYQSEEVSLQSGDRLYLFSDGIYEVFSPAEELWDRTGFENACQAVHTTPLKQGLQWIVQQAKDWQHQDTFFDDVALVGLEILS; encoded by the coding sequence ATGACTGAGCGCATAAATTTGATGACAGAAGAACCTGGTTTTGAGAAGGCGATTTCCGGTTCGTCTTCGCCTTCTACCATTTTGTTGGTTGATGATGAGAAGCTGGCTCGAATGGTTACCCGGCGACGCCTGGAACGTTTAGGCCATAAAATTATTGAAGCTGAAGATGGGAAACAGGCCATGGCCATCTTGGAGGAACACGGTGCGGATCTCATCATTTCTGATTGGATGATGCCGGAAATGGATGGTCCGACCCTGTGCGAAGCCGTGAAGGCTCATGAAAAACTTCGATCAACACCAATTATCTTGATGACCGCATTGGATCAGCCAGCCCAAATTGCTGAGGGGTTACAGCGTGGGGCAGATGATTTCTTAACCAAGTCCGCATCCGATCAGGAAGTTACCGCTCGAGTGAATGCCGGCCTTCGAACCCAACGATTAATTGACAACCTGGAACGATCGTATGAAGTCATAGCTCAAAAACAAAGTGAAATGGATGCCGAGCTAAAATCTGCTGCGAATTTTGTGACCTCACTGTTTCCGAAAGCGGGAGAAATTGTCCCTGGTATTCGATTAGACTGGGAATTTATTCCGTCGCTGGGCCTTGGAGGAGATCTATTTCAGGTGACTCGGTGGAGTGATGAATATCTTGGATTGGCCATTCTGGATATGTCAGGGCATGGGATTGGTCCTGCCTTGCGGGCCGTGTCCTTGGCATTAAAGTTCCGGGCAGACCACATGGCCCAAAGTCATCCAACGTATGATCCTGGAGAAATTATTGCCAGCCTCAATAAGGAAAATCCACTGACGGATGAGGGCGAATATTTTACGATTTGGGTTGGGGCCCTTCATTTGCCCACCCGTCGTTTGCGGTACGCTACCGCTGGCCATCCGGCAGTCGTTCTGACGCGAAATGACCAACCCCTTCAACCTATTGGCGCTAAAACGTGGCCGATAGGATTTGGTATCGAAGAAGTCTACCAAAGTGAGGAAGTGTCTTTGCAGTCGGGTGATCGATTGTATTTATTTAGTGACGGGATCTATGAGGTTTTTTCTCCTGCTGAAGAGTTGTGGGATCGTACCGGATTTGAGAACGCGTGTCAGGCTGTTCATACCACACCATTAAAGCAAGGATTGCAATGGATCGTCCAACAAGCCAAAGATTGGCAACATCAAGACACCTTTTTCGATGATGTCGCGTTAGTGGGTTTGGAAATACTCTCCTGA
- a CDS encoding FliA/WhiG family RNA polymerase sigma factor produces the protein MKSTLSEAQAKRKVQARFKTTEAAKSVGIRGEEREVLIKEFVPVIKYMALRLAMRVPAGLNVEDLMSAGTVGLLDALSKFDSSREVKFRTYAEFRIRGAMLDEMRSMDWVPRSVRERIGRIQHAANEFTKRKGRTPSEQELAAELGVDAQEVDETLLQAKGTVVLSLDDLGTSDDDAHSILDVLADTEQPNPLESLLSEDTRKVLAEAIDRLPERQRLVLTLYYFEELTMKEIGTLLSVTESRICQLHAQAMVRLKAQLSTKLSR, from the coding sequence ATGAAATCGACCCTCTCAGAGGCCCAAGCCAAGCGGAAAGTACAAGCTCGGTTTAAGACGACGGAGGCTGCGAAGTCCGTTGGGATACGAGGAGAAGAACGGGAAGTATTGATCAAGGAATTTGTGCCGGTCATTAAATATATGGCGCTACGGCTTGCCATGCGTGTTCCCGCGGGTTTGAATGTGGAAGACCTCATGAGTGCTGGCACCGTCGGTCTTTTGGATGCCCTCAGTAAATTCGATTCTTCGCGAGAAGTGAAGTTTCGCACCTATGCCGAGTTCCGTATTCGCGGGGCCATGCTCGATGAAATGCGATCCATGGATTGGGTGCCACGATCCGTACGTGAACGGATTGGCCGCATTCAACATGCCGCGAATGAATTTACCAAGAGAAAAGGTCGAACGCCTTCCGAGCAGGAATTGGCCGCAGAACTTGGAGTCGATGCCCAAGAAGTCGATGAAACCCTCCTGCAGGCAAAAGGAACGGTGGTCCTAAGTCTCGATGATTTGGGAACGTCGGATGATGATGCCCATTCAATATTAGATGTGTTGGCTGATACCGAACAGCCGAATCCCTTGGAGTCCTTATTATCCGAAGATACTCGGAAAGTGCTGGCCGAGGCGATCGACCGATTGCCTGAACGACAACGGTTGGTGTTGACCTTATATTATTTCGAAGAACTCACTATGAAAGAAATCGGGACGTTGCTGAGCGTGACGGAATCAAGGATTTGCCAATTACATGCGCAGGCAATGGTTCGGTTAAAAGCGCAACTCAGCACTAAACTGTCGCGGTAG
- a CDS encoding MinD/ParA family protein, with amino-acid sequence MVTQIDQASGLRARASAGQTHSPVQVIAVSSGKGGVGKTNIVANLAVAGAKQGSHVMIMDADLALGNLDVLLGLNPTYTLEDVIAGRQSLEDVVIDGPSGVRILPATSGVQDLTSLSHDQQIHLQSQFSQLTKPPELLLIDCAAGIAANVLYFSLVANEVLVVVTPEPTSLTDAYALIKVLSTRYRQKRFRILINMAKHVREAKDVFRKLSKVSDRFLSVSLDFAGWVPLDDHLSMAVCQQKAVVEAYPKAPSSRALVELVATINEWRAEQSMDGGLQLFGPSVLWAPGQEGA; translated from the coding sequence ATGGTCACCCAGATTGATCAAGCGAGCGGACTACGAGCAAGAGCCAGTGCCGGCCAAACCCATTCCCCCGTTCAAGTGATTGCCGTGAGTTCAGGGAAAGGCGGAGTGGGGAAAACCAATATCGTGGCGAACTTAGCCGTGGCTGGAGCGAAACAGGGATCTCACGTCATGATTATGGATGCCGATTTGGCGCTGGGGAACCTGGATGTCCTGTTAGGCCTCAATCCGACCTATACCTTGGAAGATGTGATTGCTGGGCGTCAATCGTTAGAGGATGTCGTGATTGACGGGCCATCGGGGGTACGAATTCTCCCAGCCACCTCGGGCGTGCAAGATCTCACCAGCTTGAGTCATGACCAGCAAATTCATCTGCAATCACAATTTTCACAATTGACGAAACCCCCGGAATTACTCTTGATCGACTGTGCGGCTGGTATCGCGGCCAATGTGCTCTACTTTAGCTTGGTCGCGAACGAAGTCCTGGTGGTGGTGACTCCGGAACCGACCTCACTGACGGATGCCTATGCGCTCATTAAGGTTTTATCAACTCGCTACCGACAAAAACGTTTTAGAATTTTAATCAACATGGCGAAACATGTTCGAGAGGCCAAAGACGTCTTTCGGAAATTAAGTAAGGTGTCGGACCGATTTCTGAGCGTCTCTCTGGATTTTGCTGGATGGGTTCCCTTGGATGACCACCTGTCTATGGCCGTTTGTCAGCAAAAGGCCGTGGTGGAAGCCTATCCTAAGGCTCCGTCGAGTCGGGCCTTGGTCGAACTGGTCGCGACGATCAATGAATGGCGAGCAGAACAATCGATGGATGGCGGGCTGCAACTCTTTGGCCCTTCGGTTCTGTGGGCACCTGGACAGGAAGGAGCGTAA